The Actinomyces sp. oral taxon 414 genome has a segment encoding these proteins:
- a CDS encoding MDR family MFS transporter, with product MFLSAMDQTIVGTALPTIVGDLGGAAHMAWILTAYTLAITVAMPVYGKLGDLVGRKNLFLVAIGLFLVGSALCGTADTMTQLIVYRFIQGLGGGGLMISSQAITGDLIPPRVRGTYMAPMGAMFGIASILGPIIGGWLTDSVSWRWTFWINLPLGVLAFAAIAVVLRLPSRRLTSPIDWWGLVLMNAGAVAIVMMATWGGNQYAWTSPVIIGLGAAGVVCWGLFAFAQTRAADPILPWSILTNRTFVVATVVGMLAMGGMIGVMSYLPTYLQMVYGYSATVSGLLLVPMTVGMLAASILSGVLVARNDRYRVYPVLGALIAAAASFWLFRLTTASPVWQVSAATFVMGAGIGLFFQLLVTVVQNAIPARHLGTATSGNNFFREVAVSLGASLIGAAFSSNLTSGLADRIGALVAGSDPAVRASLAQFGDADTSSLTPALVNRLPAVLHDAVAGAYADALLPIFGWMIPLFVLTAAVALLLPEVPLSRKTGMEQVAEAERAARGGAESAGETGVEPADVGAAGAAPPRPAAGAAGPGR from the coding sequence ATGTTCCTGTCGGCCATGGACCAGACGATCGTGGGCACCGCCCTGCCCACCATCGTGGGCGACCTGGGCGGGGCCGCCCACATGGCCTGGATCCTCACCGCCTACACCCTGGCCATCACCGTGGCCATGCCCGTCTACGGCAAACTCGGCGACCTGGTGGGGCGCAAGAACCTCTTCCTGGTGGCCATCGGATTGTTCCTGGTCGGCTCGGCCCTGTGCGGCACCGCCGACACCATGACCCAGCTCATCGTCTACCGCTTCATCCAGGGCCTGGGCGGCGGCGGCCTCATGATCTCCTCTCAGGCGATCACCGGCGACCTCATCCCGCCGCGCGTGCGCGGCACCTACATGGCGCCCATGGGGGCCATGTTCGGCATCGCCTCCATCCTGGGACCCATTATCGGCGGCTGGCTGACCGACTCCGTCTCGTGGCGCTGGACCTTCTGGATCAACCTGCCGCTGGGGGTCCTGGCCTTCGCCGCCATCGCCGTCGTGCTGCGCCTGCCCAGCCGCCGCCTGACCAGCCCCATCGACTGGTGGGGCCTGGTGCTCATGAACGCCGGCGCCGTGGCCATTGTCATGATGGCCACCTGGGGCGGCAACCAGTACGCGTGGACCAGTCCCGTCATTATCGGCCTGGGGGCCGCCGGCGTCGTGTGCTGGGGTCTGTTCGCCTTCGCGCAGACGCGCGCCGCCGACCCGATCCTGCCCTGGTCGATCCTGACCAACCGCACCTTCGTCGTGGCCACGGTCGTGGGCATGCTCGCCATGGGCGGGATGATCGGCGTTATGAGCTACCTGCCCACCTACCTGCAGATGGTCTACGGGTACTCGGCCACCGTCTCCGGGCTGCTGCTGGTGCCCATGACCGTCGGCATGCTCGCCGCCTCGATCCTGTCCGGCGTCCTGGTGGCCCGCAACGACCGCTACCGGGTCTACCCCGTGCTCGGCGCGCTCATTGCGGCCGCGGCCTCCTTCTGGCTCTTCCGGCTGACGACGGCGTCGCCCGTGTGGCAGGTCTCGGCCGCCACCTTCGTCATGGGCGCGGGCATCGGCCTGTTCTTCCAGCTGCTGGTCACCGTGGTGCAGAACGCCATCCCCGCCCGGCACCTGGGCACGGCCACCAGCGGCAACAATTTCTTCCGCGAGGTGGCGGTCTCGCTGGGCGCCTCGCTCATCGGCGCGGCCTTCTCCTCGAACCTGACCTCCGGTCTCGCCGATCGGATCGGGGCGCTGGTCGCCGGCTCCGACCCGGCGGTGCGGGCCTCGCTCGCCCAGTTCGGAGACGCCGACACCTCCTCGCTCACGCCGGCCCTGGTCAATCGGCTGCCCGCCGTGCTTCACGACGCCGTCGCGGGCGCCTACGCCGACGCCCTCCTGCCGATCTTCGGCTGGATGATTCCGCTGTTCGTCCTCACGGCGGCCGTTGCGCTGCTCCTGCCGGAGGTGCCGCTGTCGCGCAAGACGGGCATGGAGCAGGTCGCCGAGGCCGAGCGGGCCGCGAGGGGCGGCGCCGAGTCGGCCGGGGAGACCGGCGTCGAGCCTGCCGACGTCGGAGCGGCCGGGGCGGCGCCGCCTCGACCGGCGGCCGGGGCTGCCGGGCCCGGGCGGTGA
- a CDS encoding TetR/AcrR family transcriptional regulator: protein MTRPDLRTAHARRTRAAIRAAALCLTRERGYVAMTVDDVAALAGVSRRTVFNHFSSKADLIVVGLDPPDPDDVEAFVSGTGTLLEDLGSLLASSAESVEPERDWLLACPEVVRDNPEVERAVHERLWAISSSLTEAVARRLRAAPDDPRVRAVVAMAMAIQRTAMGMWAGKGGSRGGCGAGRAGAGPGCDDEAGPGSRGENRDGGGAGPDSPNSPGSPGPSDAPGAVNEQGSPDAPDEPQKVRLADAVRTVTAALGDVLTASPAPAGPATGSTS from the coding sequence GTGACCAGACCCGACCTCCGCACCGCCCACGCGCGCCGCACCCGCGCCGCCATCCGGGCGGCGGCACTCTGCCTGACCCGCGAGCGCGGCTACGTCGCCATGACGGTCGACGACGTCGCCGCCCTCGCCGGGGTCTCCCGCCGCACCGTCTTCAACCACTTCTCCTCCAAGGCCGACCTCATCGTCGTCGGGCTGGATCCGCCCGACCCCGACGACGTCGAGGCCTTCGTGTCCGGAACCGGCACCCTGCTGGAGGACCTCGGCTCCCTCCTCGCCTCCAGCGCCGAGTCCGTCGAGCCCGAGCGCGACTGGCTCCTGGCCTGCCCCGAGGTCGTCCGCGACAACCCGGAGGTGGAGCGGGCCGTCCACGAGCGGCTGTGGGCGATCTCCTCCTCCTTGACGGAGGCGGTCGCGCGGCGCCTGAGGGCCGCGCCCGACGATCCCCGGGTCCGCGCCGTCGTCGCCATGGCCATGGCGATCCAGCGCACCGCCATGGGCATGTGGGCCGGTAAGGGCGGTTCCCGCGGCGGGTGCGGGGCCGGGCGCGCCGGCGCTGGGCCCGGGTGCGACGACGAGGCCGGGCCCGGGTCCCGGGGCGAAAACCGCGACGGGGGCGGGGCGGGGCCGGACTCCCCGAATTCCCCGGGCTCGCCGGGGCCCTCGGACGCGCCGGGCGCTGTGAATGAGCAGGGCTCCCCGGACGCGCCGGATGAGCCGCAGAAGGTCCGCCTGGCCGACGCCGTCCGCACCGTGACCGCGGCCCTCGGCGACGTCCTGACCGCGTCGCCGGCGCCCGCCGGCCCCGCCACGGGTTCGACCAGCTGA
- a CDS encoding Fic family protein — translation MGRWVTRFWENTHEGGLRRRDRRSGKYRAYVPDPLVGAALVLSPSTETLAARAETRVRALGALPDMAGIARFLLRSEAIASSRIEGMAPSAHRVALAELAQQEEVRGLSEQARAVARNVTLVRAAVEELSGARPVTVDRLLALHRSLLPDSPEHHGIRSTQNWVGGSSYHPLDADFVPPPPELVPDLVADLLTYLNGATHAPLIQAALVHAQFETIHPFADGNGRVGRALIHTVLTRRGLLAGMILPTSLVLSMLSNEYVGALSRFREAEGPGGPGTEPNRPGAVNPGGPGEQGRPGGRDAWISFFLEAVVLACDQAERISTELAGVREEWNESLQKWVAREGGGRALRKDSAALRILEGLPGAPVLTIATASRIYGVSRTAASRGLETLRAAGILATESIGAGRRAYTARAVLDTITWAERRLASTRFDTRVSAPTRAVPARPAQ, via the coding sequence ATGGGACGGTGGGTCACCCGCTTCTGGGAGAACACGCACGAGGGCGGCCTGCGCCGCCGGGACCGGCGCTCCGGGAAGTACCGGGCGTACGTTCCCGACCCCCTGGTGGGAGCCGCCCTGGTTCTGAGTCCGAGCACCGAGACACTGGCGGCCCGGGCGGAGACGCGCGTGCGGGCCCTCGGCGCCCTGCCGGATATGGCGGGGATCGCGCGGTTCCTCCTGCGCAGCGAGGCGATCGCCTCTTCCCGGATCGAGGGAATGGCGCCGTCGGCCCACAGGGTCGCCCTGGCCGAATTGGCGCAGCAGGAGGAGGTCAGGGGGCTGAGCGAGCAGGCCCGCGCCGTCGCCCGCAATGTGACGCTCGTGCGCGCGGCGGTGGAGGAGCTCTCCGGCGCGCGGCCGGTGACCGTCGACCGTCTGCTGGCCCTTCATCGCAGTCTGCTGCCCGACTCCCCCGAGCACCATGGCATCCGCTCCACCCAGAACTGGGTGGGGGGCTCCTCCTACCACCCGCTGGATGCCGACTTCGTGCCGCCGCCGCCCGAGCTGGTGCCGGATCTCGTCGCGGATCTGCTGACGTACCTCAACGGCGCCACCCACGCCCCGCTCATTCAGGCGGCGCTCGTGCACGCCCAGTTCGAGACGATCCACCCCTTCGCGGACGGCAACGGTCGAGTGGGACGGGCGCTCATCCACACGGTGCTGACGCGCCGGGGGCTCCTCGCCGGCATGATTCTGCCGACAAGCCTGGTCCTGTCGATGCTGAGCAACGAGTACGTCGGGGCGCTGTCCCGCTTCCGCGAGGCGGAGGGCCCCGGCGGGCCGGGCACCGAGCCGAACCGGCCGGGCGCCGTCAACCCCGGCGGACCGGGAGAGCAAGGCAGGCCCGGTGGCCGCGACGCGTGGATCTCGTTCTTCCTCGAGGCCGTCGTACTGGCCTGCGACCAGGCGGAGAGGATCTCCACCGAGCTGGCGGGCGTACGGGAGGAATGGAATGAGAGTCTCCAGAAGTGGGTCGCCCGCGAGGGCGGCGGCCGGGCACTGCGGAAAGACTCGGCGGCCCTGCGGATCCTGGAGGGTCTGCCGGGCGCCCCGGTCCTCACCATCGCGACGGCGTCGAGGATCTACGGCGTCTCGCGCACGGCCGCATCCCGGGGCCTGGAGACCCTGCGGGCCGCGGGCATCCTGGCCACGGAGTCGATCGGGGCCGGGCGGCGGGCCTACACGGCGCGCGCCGTCCTGGACACGATCACCTGGGCGGAGCGCCGCCTGGCGAGCACGCGCTTCGACACCCGCGTCTCCGCACCCACGCGGGCTGTCCCCGCGAGGCCCGCGCAGTAG
- a CDS encoding RpiB/LacA/LacB family sugar-phosphate isomerase, which translates to MRLVIGAPGNGTVLKDAIKERLAVDRRVSSVVDLSAPGITYPEVSFRAGRAIAEGEADRGILICGTGVGTAIAAGKVPGVRAATAHDLITVRGSVENYDAQILCMGQNVIAAPAAWALIDIWLDLRHDPTSDYGLKVGEIEAYEARRA; encoded by the coding sequence ATGCGACTCGTCATTGGCGCCCCGGGCAACGGAACCGTGTTGAAGGATGCGATCAAGGAGCGGTTGGCCGTCGACCGGCGCGTGAGCTCCGTGGTTGATTTGTCCGCGCCGGGTATCACCTACCCGGAGGTCTCCTTCCGGGCCGGCCGGGCGATTGCCGAGGGGGAGGCCGATCGCGGCATCCTCATCTGCGGCACCGGCGTGGGCACCGCCATCGCCGCGGGCAAGGTCCCGGGCGTGCGGGCCGCGACCGCCCACGATCTGATCACCGTGCGCGGCTCGGTGGAGAACTACGACGCCCAGATCCTGTGCATGGGTCAGAATGTCATCGCGGCGCCCGCGGCCTGGGCGCTCATCGACATCTGGCTCGACCTGCGCCATGACCCCACGAGCGACTACGGCCTCAAGGTCGGCGAGATCGAGGCCTACGAGGCCCGCCGCGCCTGA
- a CDS encoding VOC family protein, with protein MRITGIDHIVLTVASVEASVDFYSRVLGMDVVTFGRGRTALRLGDQKINLHPADAPIAPHADRPAPGSADLCLVVVGGLDAVAARLADCGVPVELGPVDRAGARGPVRSLYVRDPDRNLVELAFYDGP; from the coding sequence GTGCGCATCACCGGCATCGACCACATAGTCCTCACCGTCGCCTCCGTCGAGGCCTCCGTCGACTTCTACTCGCGCGTCCTGGGGATGGACGTCGTGACCTTCGGGCGGGGGCGCACCGCGCTGCGCCTGGGCGACCAGAAGATCAATCTTCACCCCGCCGACGCCCCGATCGCCCCGCACGCCGACCGCCCCGCCCCCGGCAGCGCCGACCTGTGCCTCGTCGTCGTCGGCGGGCTCGACGCCGTGGCCGCGCGCCTCGCCGACTGCGGCGTCCCCGTCGAACTCGGCCCCGTGGACCGAGCGGGCGCGCGCGGCCCCGTCCGCAGCCTCTACGTGCGCGACCCCGATCGCAACCTCGTCGAGCTCGCCTTCTACGACGGGCCCTGA
- a CDS encoding MgtC/SapB family protein, translated as MSSVVVQLRKRAHMDLFHMPSAEEAVPALFVLLFCGLIGLEREVHRKDAGIRTHVLVGLGSYLFTLVSLYGAPSALTGNMRWDASRIAAQVVSGIGFIGAGVIFFEHDSVRGLTTASAIWVAAAVGMACGFGMITIAALVVALYFVAVLALTPVIRRLIHRGSEGRLRITYADGRGLLRTILVKASEMGFETMVTASRQVTRRDWKGAAVDVRVSGRKGVSDLLSVLSMVDGVVEVEVLDDEH; from the coding sequence GTGTCGAGCGTCGTCGTGCAGCTGCGAAAGCGAGCCCATATGGACCTGTTCCACATGCCGTCCGCCGAGGAGGCCGTGCCCGCCCTCTTCGTCCTGCTCTTCTGCGGCCTCATCGGGCTGGAGCGCGAGGTGCACCGCAAGGATGCGGGGATCAGGACCCACGTCCTCGTGGGGCTGGGGAGCTATCTGTTCACCCTGGTGTCGCTGTACGGCGCGCCGTCGGCGCTCACGGGCAATATGCGCTGGGACGCGTCGCGGATCGCCGCGCAGGTGGTCTCGGGGATCGGCTTCATCGGCGCGGGGGTGATCTTCTTCGAGCACGACAGCGTCCGGGGCCTGACGACGGCGAGCGCGATCTGGGTGGCAGCCGCCGTCGGAATGGCGTGCGGATTCGGGATGATCACCATCGCCGCCCTGGTCGTCGCGCTGTACTTCGTGGCCGTCCTCGCCCTGACTCCCGTCATCCGCCGACTCATCCACCGGGGCTCCGAGGGGAGGCTGCGGATCACGTACGCCGACGGGAGGGGGCTCCTCCGCACGATCCTGGTCAAGGCCTCCGAGATGGGCTTCGAGACCATGGTGACGGCGAGCCGCCAGGTGACGCGCAGGGACTGGAAGGGTGCCGCCGTTGACGTGCGGGTCAGTGGCAGGAAGGGTGTTTCCGATCTGCTGTCGGTCCTGTCCATGGTGGACGGGGTGGTGGAGGTCGAGGTCCTCGACGACGAGCACTGA
- a CDS encoding DUF6176 family protein, producing MELTRFRVLPGRSDVVEEWMALLRDHEQAVRETLGPERMHVETIFSETVDGVEYLCWYSIQGEGGSDVESSGHWLDRAHLDFWRRCIDTAFPPEDLAVRQHVVTAAVEDATAP from the coding sequence GTGGAACTGACGCGGTTCCGAGTGCTGCCCGGGCGCAGCGACGTCGTCGAGGAGTGGATGGCCCTCCTGCGCGATCACGAGCAGGCCGTCCGGGAGACTCTTGGACCAGAGCGCATGCACGTCGAGACGATCTTCTCCGAGACGGTCGACGGCGTCGAGTACCTGTGCTGGTACTCCATCCAGGGCGAGGGCGGCAGCGACGTGGAGTCCAGCGGGCACTGGCTCGACCGGGCCCACCTCGACTTCTGGAGGCGGTGCATCGACACCGCCTTCCCGCCGGAGGACCTCGCCGTCCGCCAGCACGTGGTGACGGCCGCCGTCGAGGACGCCACCGCCCCCTGA
- a CDS encoding sulfurtransferase, with protein MRPRDPNPAPLITAAELAGLLPLAPPARPVVLDVRYPGIGLPNDGYDQYLAGHVPGAAYVSLDDALAAPHVPGVTGRHPLPEAAVLQAAMRAAGVSAARPVVVYDDWRSIAAARAWWLLCWAGHDDVRVLDGGWCAWRAGGGDVETGEVRPEPGDLVVEPGGRAVVDAEGAERIAATGVLLDARPANRYRGEDETIDPVAGHIPGARSLPALSLMADDDHFLPAERLAERFGTVGVRRGAGGRGGGGRGGGVGIYCGSGLQACHVALAAAACGAAADPAVYAGSWSEWITDPTRPVARGAQPEGEAGGAAIRAANGAAGEGASALEVVTLWRPTGPEEMELVRASGLRRWPPRLPEQPIFYPVLNEQYATKIARDWNVPASGVGYVTRFDVEADYLSQFPVRQAGGRDILEYWIPADRLEEFNDHIVGNIVEVAKFELVDGEVVERRF; from the coding sequence ATGCGCCCCCGCGACCCGAACCCCGCGCCGCTCATCACCGCGGCCGAGCTCGCCGGACTCCTCCCTCTCGCCCCGCCCGCCCGGCCGGTCGTCCTGGACGTGCGCTACCCCGGCATCGGGCTGCCCAACGACGGTTACGACCAGTACCTCGCCGGGCACGTGCCCGGGGCCGCCTACGTGTCCCTCGACGACGCGCTCGCCGCCCCGCACGTCCCGGGCGTCACCGGCCGCCACCCGCTGCCCGAGGCCGCGGTCCTCCAGGCCGCCATGCGGGCCGCCGGGGTGAGCGCGGCGCGCCCCGTCGTCGTCTACGACGACTGGCGCTCCATCGCCGCCGCCCGCGCCTGGTGGCTCCTGTGCTGGGCCGGCCACGACGACGTGCGCGTCCTCGACGGGGGCTGGTGCGCCTGGCGGGCGGGCGGCGGCGACGTCGAGACCGGCGAGGTCCGCCCCGAGCCCGGCGACCTCGTCGTCGAGCCGGGAGGACGCGCCGTCGTCGACGCCGAAGGGGCGGAGCGGATCGCGGCGACGGGAGTCCTGCTGGACGCCCGTCCCGCCAACCGCTACCGCGGCGAGGACGAGACGATCGACCCCGTCGCCGGCCACATCCCCGGCGCCCGATCTCTTCCGGCCCTCAGTCTTATGGCCGACGACGACCACTTCCTGCCCGCCGAACGGCTCGCCGAGCGCTTCGGGACCGTCGGGGTGCGCCGCGGTGCCGGGGGACGCGGCGGCGGAGGGCGCGGCGGCGGCGTCGGGATCTACTGCGGTTCTGGCCTTCAGGCCTGCCATGTGGCGCTCGCGGCCGCGGCCTGCGGCGCTGCCGCGGACCCGGCCGTCTACGCGGGTTCGTGGAGTGAGTGGATCACCGACCCGACCCGGCCCGTCGCCCGCGGGGCGCAGCCCGAGGGGGAGGCGGGCGGCGCGGCAATCCGTGCGGCGAATGGCGCGGCGGGCGAGGGGGCCAGTGCGCTCGAGGTCGTGACGCTGTGGCGGCCGACCGGACCGGAGGAGATGGAGCTGGTCCGCGCCAGCGGCTTGCGCCGGTGGCCGCCGCGGCTCCCGGAGCAGCCGATCTTCTACCCCGTCCTCAATGAGCAGTACGCGACGAAGATCGCGCGGGACTGGAATGTCCCGGCCTCCGGCGTCGGATATGTCACGCGGTTCGACGTCGAGGCCGATTACCTCTCGCAATTCCCGGTGCGACAGGCCGGCGGGAGGGATATTCTCGAGTACTGGATTCCGGCCGATCGCCTCGAGGAGTTCAACGATCACATCGTCGGGAATATTGTGGAGGTGGCCAAGTTCGAACTCGTTGACGGGGAGGTGGTGGAGCGCCGGTTCTAG
- a CDS encoding type II toxin-antitoxin system HipA family toxin produces MTAVEVFIDAAGAPRLVGQARVARARGRVSTTFLYDPAYLADGGTNLDPTLLLAPGAQHQDGLVRAFADSAPDRWGRNLIRKAERSRAREEGRVPRRLDDLDFLLGVSDDTRQGALRFRLLGHDEFLGEPSRVPRLIALPELLRASDELVSDDDPSDALKRLLDTGTTGLGGARPKASVRLDDGSLAIAKFPHAGDSWDVMAWEATSLDLMEEAGIRTPRRRLTRVGDRSVLILRRFDRTSTGARIGYISAMTAVGSSDGEQHDYADIAEAMRDLSRSPRQDHHELYDRVVAGVALGNTDDHLRNHGFLADRGAWRLSPAFDVNPNPDPLRSRSTSIMGADAIPDEIEGLLALAEDCSLTVRAARRRMSEIAASLAHWRERARANRILEREIAMMADSIGPRLEAVARGGRDAP; encoded by the coding sequence ATGACCGCCGTCGAGGTCTTCATCGACGCCGCGGGCGCCCCCCGCCTGGTCGGCCAGGCTCGCGTCGCACGGGCGCGGGGCCGGGTCTCCACGACCTTCCTGTACGACCCCGCCTATCTCGCGGACGGCGGGACGAACCTCGATCCGACGCTGCTGCTGGCGCCCGGCGCGCAGCATCAGGACGGCCTTGTGCGGGCCTTTGCCGACAGCGCTCCCGACCGCTGGGGGCGCAATCTCATTCGGAAGGCCGAAAGGTCCCGCGCCCGCGAGGAGGGCCGGGTCCCCCGTCGGTTGGACGACCTCGACTTCCTCCTGGGTGTGAGCGACGACACCCGCCAGGGCGCGTTGCGCTTCCGGCTCCTCGGCCACGACGAGTTCCTGGGCGAGCCCTCGCGCGTCCCCCGGCTCATCGCATTGCCGGAACTTCTGCGCGCCAGCGACGAACTGGTCTCCGACGACGACCCCTCGGACGCCCTCAAACGGCTCCTGGACACGGGGACGACCGGACTGGGCGGCGCCCGGCCCAAGGCCTCGGTGCGGCTCGACGACGGCAGCCTCGCGATCGCCAAATTCCCGCACGCCGGAGACTCGTGGGACGTGATGGCCTGGGAGGCCACCTCGCTCGACCTGATGGAGGAGGCCGGCATCCGCACGCCCCGGCGTCGGCTCACCCGGGTGGGGGACCGGAGCGTGCTCATCCTGCGGCGTTTCGACAGAACGAGTACAGGAGCGCGCATCGGCTACATCAGCGCCATGACCGCCGTCGGCTCCTCCGACGGCGAGCAGCACGACTATGCCGACATCGCCGAGGCGATGCGCGACCTGTCCCGTTCGCCCCGGCAGGACCATCACGAGCTTTACGACCGGGTCGTTGCCGGCGTCGCCCTCGGCAACACGGACGATCACCTGCGCAACCACGGGTTCCTCGCCGACCGCGGCGCCTGGAGGCTCAGCCCGGCGTTCGACGTGAATCCGAACCCCGACCCGCTCCGCAGCCGCTCGACCTCGATCATGGGGGCCGATGCGATCCCCGACGAGATCGAGGGGCTCCTCGCCCTGGCCGAGGACTGCAGCCTGACCGTGCGGGCCGCGCGCAGACGGATGAGCGAGATCGCGGCGTCCCTGGCGCACTGGCGGGAGAGGGCGAGGGCGAACCGGATCCTCGAGCGCGAGATCGCCATGATGGCCGACTCCATCGGGCCGCGCCTGGAGGCCGTGGCCCGCGGCGGGCGCGACGCCCCCTGA
- a CDS encoding helix-turn-helix domain-containing protein, translated as MTGYRIGRQITELGEHIHGWRMVLGLTAQQVAERADITRDTLRKIESGNPNVSFNSVAQVLRALGLLDRVVDAVDPLNSDIGRLRADRLTRRRAR; from the coding sequence ATGACCGGGTACAGGATCGGCCGTCAGATCACGGAGCTCGGCGAGCACATCCACGGGTGGCGCATGGTCCTGGGCCTGACCGCCCAGCAGGTGGCCGAGCGCGCGGACATCACGCGCGACACCCTGCGCAAGATCGAGTCGGGCAATCCGAACGTCAGCTTCAACAGCGTCGCCCAGGTGCTCCGGGCGCTCGGCCTGCTCGACCGGGTCGTTGACGCCGTCGACCCGCTGAACAGCGACATCGGGCGCCTGCGCGCGGATCGGTTGACCAGGAGGCGCGCACGATGA
- a CDS encoding class C sortase: MTPRSGPPRPRHARAGGRRAGKGRAGEPAPGPHLRRGRAGGRSSCPARPEPSSGTGRRPRLGHPWLRRLIALVIVLTGGALAGYPFVSSWMNQRAQDEVAHAQQRVVASASPARLEEARSAATSYNARLLDGSVHVVDPFDATDARPGGEEYERVLNLAGDGVMGELIIPTIGVDLPIYHYTDENSLSRGVGHVVNTSVPIGGASTHAVLAGHTGLPTATMLDRLDELASGDWFIIRVLGEDHAYRVYSTEVVLPEKVESLSVERDRDLVTLVTCTPYGVNTHRLLVHAERTDLPAQWTSSDAAVRSVVPSAAAQPRIWRAALAGAAAAAGIILTAYAILRLASSRGAGRTGGRSDRPG; encoded by the coding sequence TTGACCCCGCGTTCGGGTCCGCCGCGCCCCCGCCACGCCCGGGCCGGGGGAAGACGGGCCGGGAAGGGCCGGGCCGGGGAACCGGCTCCCGGGCCGCATCTGCGCCGCGGCCGGGCCGGGGGGCGCTCGTCCTGCCCGGCCCGGCCCGAGCCGTCGTCCGGCACGGGGCGGCGCCCCCGGCTGGGGCACCCCTGGCTGCGGCGCCTGATCGCCCTCGTCATCGTGCTGACGGGCGGCGCCCTCGCGGGCTACCCCTTCGTCAGCAGCTGGATGAACCAGCGCGCCCAGGACGAGGTCGCCCACGCCCAGCAGCGGGTCGTCGCATCCGCCTCCCCTGCCCGGCTGGAGGAGGCCAGGTCCGCGGCGACGTCGTACAACGCGCGCCTGCTCGACGGAAGTGTTCACGTGGTCGACCCCTTCGACGCCACCGACGCCCGCCCCGGCGGCGAGGAGTACGAGCGCGTGCTCAACCTGGCGGGGGACGGGGTGATGGGAGAGCTGATCATCCCCACGATCGGCGTGGACCTGCCGATCTACCACTACACCGACGAAAACTCCTTGTCCCGCGGGGTGGGGCATGTTGTCAACACGTCGGTGCCCATCGGCGGGGCCTCGACCCACGCCGTGCTCGCCGGTCACACGGGACTGCCCACCGCGACCATGCTCGACCGGCTCGACGAGCTCGCCTCGGGGGATTGGTTCATCATCCGCGTCCTGGGCGAGGACCACGCCTACCGGGTGTACTCCACCGAGGTCGTGCTCCCCGAGAAGGTGGAGAGCCTGTCGGTCGAGCGCGACCGGGACCTCGTCACCCTGGTCACCTGCACGCCTTACGGCGTCAACACCCACCGCCTGCTCGTCCACGCCGAGCGCACCGACCTGCCCGCGCAGTGGACGTCGTCGGATGCCGCGGTGCGCTCGGTGGTCCCCTCGGCCGCGGCGCAGCCCCGCATATGGCGGGCCGCGCTCGCGGGGGCGGCCGCGGCCGCGGGCATCATCCTCACGGCGTACGCGATCCTGCGCCTGGCGTCCTCCCGCGGGGCGGGGCGCACGGGCGGGCGCTCCGATCGGCCGGGCTGA